In the genome of Ctenopharyngodon idella isolate HZGC_01 chromosome 16, HZGC01, whole genome shotgun sequence, the window AGAACATCCCTTTCTTTCCTGACCTACAGCTCATGGACCAGGTAAAGCAAATATCTTAGCATATTTAAGCTtggttcatatatatatatattagtgctgtcaatcgattaaaaaaaacataattaatcgCACCGAACATTAAagtgtttaatatatttttatatggtaataatttcacatttaatctccaaatgaatgtagaaacaacataaagacagtatatattaaatattagatctaacaggtaggaaatatacagttatcaaacacttcttcactgtcttcactgcataagatataaattaaatatagattaatccttattaaagctacaaaagttattcagtcaagagcagtgagtcttttgttctttgattaacattaataacagaTGGAAGTAGggttattaggctgctgtcactttaagatctgacACGCATGACGTGATCTTACACAAATTTGATGTCCTAACAAGTCTTTTACGGTAATTAaaggttttatttaactcatttaagacagTGCTTACGTGGATACTGTACAAAGCGgccattttggcataatttagtgtgtttttgtccGATCAAGCATGAAAGAGAATTCAATGCGGCCAGGGCGCTGTCTGAACTGAAGCGGGTTTCTGTACAGACAGGAGATTCACAAACAGCACGCTAGTACagatttaagttctttttttttttgcgtcttATCATGCTTGAAAGGTTTAATAGTTGATACTTTAatacttgaatgaatgatagcaTGATCATATAAAGTAACGCTAGCTAAAGGATGATAGGAAAAAAATGGATGCTGCGTTcaactgaaaaaattaattgcatgcattAACACGacttaattttgacagccctaatatatattaaaaaacccagaaataatcaaataattaatatgatttttccacaaatgtattatgtaataattttcattttaaaattggattaaataattaataattggattatattttataatttatataattatgtatttttcTGCCTAGTATTgtgtcatattttatttgtttttaatgactacacaagaaatgtatacattttgtattcatgtattttatagtttaaaatttctttttagtatttttcttaattaaaaaagGCCATCTGTTGCAGTCTCTCACATGTGTGccacatttttgtgtgtaggTTGCGCTCTTACGCATGTCGTGGAGTGAGCTGTTCGTTCTGAATGCTGCTCAGTGCTCTATGCCGCTGCATGTTGCGCCGCTGCTGGCCGCTGCTGGTCTACACGCCTCTCCCATGTCAGCCGAGCGGGTGGTGGCCTTCATGGACCACATACGTGTCTTCCAAGAGCAGGTGGAGAAACTAAAAGCCCTTCAGGTGGACACAGCTGAGTACTCCTGCCTGAAGTCCATCGTACTTTTCACCTCTGGTAAGAATAACTAACCTTAAGACTACTTGGTTTGATTAGTATTTACAATTTTTCAATTATGAGTCCATTTTAGGAGCACCGAGTTAATGTCAATAACATTAGACATCTATTTATGTCTAGTTGCCACTATTTGGAGGTTTTTTGTGAGGTTTTCAATTGTGTTTGTtggtaaataaatgaaataaatgtgttaCACAAAacataacaacaaaaacaaacgcTTTGGCACAGAGCTTCAGATTCCGAGATGTCTTGCCCACTGGTTTAGATTATTTCTGATTCCCTGCTCTATCTGTCAGAAACCCTTTTCCAGCCCAGACCTACACTTTTCCAAATGGATGACTGAACCCACCGCTCTTGattcgtttttttttatcactcaATCCTTCACGCTTCCATCTATTATTGAAACCAGGCAAGCAGCCCCCCGCCCCAACTCAACTTCCACCAACATGGCTGAATTATGCATGCTGAGTTGCGGAAAAAGGGATTCGCTTCAGTCTGGCTGTGACCTACATAACCTCTGTAGCCTACGGCATCAATGTGATCCATCCTGCAATTCCAGCCAAAGCCCCCTCCAACCCCTGCCGAGACCCGCTGGCATGAGCTAACAGGGACAGACAAACTCTTGTGGCCCGTAACCTCAGCCCAAACCTCCTATCACCTCACATCACCCAACAGGCCTCTAATGTCAGCCAGTCGCCCCGATTGCCCGACGCGGTGCGGTGGCAGCTCCCAGcgtgtgttcacactgtgaaaCACAAAGAGAGAGGGGGATGCCTTTGCCGTGCAACGCCAGTGTAAGGAGGACTGGCGCAGAAGCACGCAAGACTTGTCAGCACTGACATTACGCCAGGGACTGACACATCAGTGCCCCCCCTTACAAAACGCTGCCTACAGTAACTATAGATGTCTTTATCTGGACTCATGGGACATAGACAGAAGTGGCGGTTGTGTCCTGCTCAGCAGGTATCCTCGCCCTCATAGAAATATGAAGCAATTAAGCTTTTGTTATCAGAACTGAAGCTCAGCAGGATTAAGAGTACGCGTACCCCAGTGATGAGTAGCATAACAGAGAGAATGGTGAAGGAGGTCATTGGTTAAAACTAGGGCTGCCCCCAACTAAAGATTTTTCCAGTCATttatttaagccattagttgactaatcgcacatttatattaattcaattacttaaatatataccATAATGAGCGTTTAATATATATAGGCATAATATAGCCTATTCCGCGCTCAAgtgcacacataaagcttgccgcaaagcaccggcaaaagtaatgattatgaatgtgttggggaaaaaaatagcaaggagacatttaaatgatttattaataaactagtgttttctgagtaAGCATCGGCTGCAAAGATGTTGTCTGATGCTGCCTCGTCATCTCCGCAGTATTGTGAACGTGCCTATAGAGAGAAATGCAcctttcatacagattacataagcAGAGAGCATTTATTTTCGATTTGAATGGTTTCGTTtaaaaagtagacatttcaggctttctatagatatatttttgatatatacaCGCTCTAGTTCAGGGAGACagagacggcagaaagcgcatcctgtttgttttctttattttacaaaggcacaatgttttcttgttattgtgagtttacacaaataaaagtagaccctttacagttttgaatgatgttCTTATCTGTACTCATATGACCAaaatgagtattttaagttgtttccgctgttatcagaaaaaatgcaagtgatcgtGCCGGTGCCTCCATGTCTTGCATTAAGCGCTATACTTCAGCTTCCACACTctgcacaaacacttggatatgcacctaataatagcgcacatttatctgGATTAATGTTACAGCGAACAGCCATGTAaagctactacttacatgtttcaaatgatatgAGAGGTCGATCAATGATAGGCAAacatttggatttcctgcccgacatactgtaattaccacaaggaccTGCCGTTAATGATCTGTACCTCACGGACTACGTGACTTTGccacaaggttttttttttttctgcgactaaccAACTAATACAATTTTGGCCAACTAAGCCCTTTTCTAGTTGACTAACGATTAgttgactattagggggcagccctagttAAAACCCTGCAATTTTACACACTTGAGTAtttcggatggatggatggatggatgtgtttCTTTGAATGGCAATTCTGAaaattcctcttcctgtcattttaattcaaattccAGCTCAACTTCCTTTGGGGTGTAGCCAATTCATTTCAATGAAACAACTGCAAAAGAAACACATTTGAAGTATAGTATTCCTTAATTTTCCCATCTCCTTTTACTTTCTACTTTAGATGCCATGGGTCTGTCTGATGTGGCCCATGTGGAGAGCATCCAGGAGAAGTCCCAGTGTGCTCTTGAAGAGTATGTGCGAAACCAATACCCCAATCAACCCAACCGTTTCGGCCGCCTGTTGTTACGGCTACCCTCCCTGCGCATCGTTTCGTCTCCTGTTATCGAACAGCTGTTCTTTGTACGGCTAGTAGGTAAAACGCCCATCGAGACCCTGCTGCGGGACATGCTGCTTTCCGGCTCCAGCTACAACTGGCCTTACATGCCCGTCCAGAGAGACCGGCCCATCTCACTCCATTACAATGAGAACGGGCCCTGATCCCAAACCTCTTAAACAATATCACACCCCCGCCACTATTGGGTCATGGCCGATACAGAGAATCTGTCAGCAAGCCACGCCCCTTTCTGCCACATCATCACCGCTCACTTATCTGAAGCACCAGCCGTTTGTTCCGTCAGTTGGAATGGACCACAGAGTTCATACAGACACCGAACTGTTTCCCACAGAGGTTTTCTATGAACAAGGACTGTTTGGCCCAAAGTGCAATGTCCATTCCTGATTTTGACTCAACCAGAAGCCATTAAAGCTGATGCCAAAACTTTACCAGAAAAGCTATTAACTGTAGACGGACCTCGAAAACTGCACCACTTGTATTAACGGGAGAGTCAAGATTCTGTCCGTAAGTGTGTGGTGAAGTAAAAACTGAAACTAAGATCCCAGCAGCTGAATTTGGGGTGGACGAGGTTTTGTATTACATCCTCAGTAAAACCGAGAGAAAGGTGTGACTCTTGCAGGACTCGTTGGAGAGAAATCCATTGCCAAAGTAGGACAGGCATCTGAACTCTCTGGAGCATTTTGTGGAACCGATGACTGAGGTGAAATTTTGTTTGTCTAGTTGATTTTTGCATTTAGGTCTCTGATGAAGTGGGAGGACTTGAAAGAGGCACTTGAAACCAGCCAGATAACCCTCACTTTCCGTGCTTTTCTCAGCTACATCCAAATATTCAGCACATCCAGACAGAATGTTGCCGTATCAAGCACATGCGTCTTGTTAAATACAGGTGTTTATCTCCTGTAGCATCAAGAAAAACACTAGGGTAAAATAGGGTATTCTGAAACATTGTGGAATGTCAGGAAAGCTCTGATGTGTCCAAGCCAACCAAGTCTATGCTATCTTTATCACAAGACAACCCATCTAGAATACAGTAAAGTCTGATTTGATCATGTAAAGTATTGAGGTGACAGGCAACCACACAAAATGACACAGATTACCCTAATTCACTCGATAAACTCAAGACCTCAATTATGCCAATAGTCTGCCTTTGATGACCAGGTATTTTGTGTAGCATACTGTAGGTTTcatcaagttttttttgttacttTCTCGCTCGTCTGAATATGTTTAAACCCCGCtgtcacattttttaacatgGCACTACAGCTTTTAAGGCAGCATTTGGATATAAAAGCCATTGGGACCTTTGAAAGCAGGACCTGTTGTATTAGTTCACAGAATATTTCTATCAAAgtatgtttttctgtattttaggTTTGGagaaatgaattaatgaaataaaatctgTCATTCACAGaattgctgctgttgtttttggcATTTTGTTCCTGCTAGaccctttttcttcttttattctGGTTTGGGCCGTAACTTTTTAAACCACTCCTTCATAGATTTACAGTAGGCATGTGTTTCGAGCCATTGTCACAAGTATAAATGATTTTGAACCCAAAATGCAGATGTATCTGGCTGACTAAAATCGGTTTTCCTCATGATGTTCCTACCACCATGATGGATTGTAAGGACCATTTTACCAGGATGTTTGGCTGCATTTGAATCAGCTCAAATAGTTCAACTTAAATCTCATCAAACCACAACATGTTTCAGGTTTTGTCCCATGACTTCTAGCCATCTTAATTCATTactttatgtttaaaaaatgctaaaatattGACTTATTTTGAATTGATTCTTCATGTTTATTTCCCCATGTCAGTCAGATCTTGTAGCCAAAATGttctttacctttttttgtgtttttcccaAAATGTTCTTCAGCTGTTTTCTCTAGAATCTTGTTTGGTCTTCATGACAGtaagacttaaaggattagctgaacgaaggcggtctggcagaagctagatattttactttataatttgttacgcgtcacttcagaaggcctttattaaacccccggagctgtgtggagtacgttcaagatggatggatgcactttcttcagcttcatacttgttGCCCCCGtccactgccattataaagtttggatgcgtcaggatatttattaatataactctgactgtgttcatcagaaagaagaaattcatatacacctaggatggcttgagggtgagtaaatcttggggtaattttcattttaaagtgaactaatcctttaagcatattggctgtgtctcatttcaatGTGGTTCCCTATGATGTGAATCGTTGTATCTAAAACATGAATTCAGGCAcaaggggcctcatttataaaacatgcgtacccacagatttgatcttagagtgtgcatACACTAAAATCCATGCCAATGTTCATAT includes:
- the nr2f5 gene encoding nuclear receptor subfamily 2 group F member 5, with product MAMVVNQWQENISADPGSQLQMCSQEPGGTPGTPSGSTPGNDALSGDKIPNVDCMVCGDKSSGKHYGQFTCEGCKSFFKRSVRRNLSYTCRGNRDCPIDQHHRNQCQYCRLKKCLKVGMRREAVQRGRMSNSQSSPGQYLSNGSDPYNGQPYLSGFISLLLRAEPYPTSRYGAQCMQSNNLMGIENICELAARLLFSAVEWAKNIPFFPDLQLMDQVALLRMSWSELFVLNAAQCSMPLHVAPLLAAAGLHASPMSAERVVAFMDHIRVFQEQVEKLKALQVDTAEYSCLKSIVLFTSDAMGLSDVAHVESIQEKSQCALEEYVRNQYPNQPNRFGRLLLRLPSLRIVSSPVIEQLFFVRLVGKTPIETLLRDMLLSGSSYNWPYMPVQRDRPISLHYNENGP